GATTCCCTCTGCTGGGCCCACCCTTCCGGCTCGCGCCGCCCGCACACAACCGCCGTCAGCCGAAGCTTTTCTTCCGGCAGCTCCTCCCCCGCCACCGGCAGGTACACCGGCCGCAGCTCGAAAAGCCGCAGGTCCAGAGAACGATAAGCGATGTTGCGGGAAACCGTCTCAAGCAGACTCGAAACAAGGGTCGTCCGCATCACCGACTGGTCTTCGCTCAAGGGATTGAGGATCCGCACATTGTTTCTGCGTGGATCGCCATCCGCCAGGTTCAAGGCATTCCAGGCGGATGGCGAGACAAAGGAATAGTTGACCACTTCGGCAAAACCGGCGGCGACCATGGCATTGCGCACCTGACGCACCAGACTCTGCATGTCCGGTGGACGATGGCAGATCATGCGGCTGGCAGGCATGGTGACAGGAATCCGGTCGTAACCATTCAGCCGGGCAACCTCCTCGATGAGGTCGATTTCCCTTTCCAGATCGGGACGCGCTGTCGGGACCGTGACATAGATCATTTCGTCGTCTCGGTCCTCGGCGGGCCTTGCGTCCAGACCGATGGCCTTGAGGATGTTTTCGATTTCGAGGCTCTTCAGTTTCAGGCCCAGAACCTGGTTGGTCCGGCCTGTCGAAAGGGTGATCACCCGCTCGACGATAGGCCTGGGATAGATGTCGATGGCTCCCCGGGCGATGGTCCCTCCAGCCACCTGGCGGATCAGTTCGGCCGCCTTGTCCAGGGCCAGAGGAACCATGTTGACGTCGCACCCGCGCTCGAATCGATGCGAGGCTTCCGTATGCATTCCCAGGCGTTTGCTGCTGCGGCGAATGGTCGTCGGATTGAAATAGGCGCTTTCCAGCAGGATCTCGGTGGTGTCTTCCCGGATCTCGGAATTCTCACCGCCCATGATCCCGGCCAGGGCGACCGCGCCCCTGCCGTCGCAAATGACCAGATCGGAGTTTTTCAGGACGCGGGACTGCCCATCGAGGGTCACGAACACCTGCTCTTCTTCAGCCCGCTTGACAACGATTCGCTTTTCCTGCAGCAGATTGAAATCGAAGGCATGCAGGGGTTGCCCCAACTCCATGAGAATCAGGTTGGTGACGTCGACAACGTTATTAATGGAGCGCATGCCGACGGATTCGATCCGCCGGACAAGCCAATCGGGGGACGGGCCGATGCGCACCCCTTGAATGAGGCGGGCCGCATACCGGGGGCAGAGACCGGGTTCCTCGACGGTAACGGAGGTCAGATCTCCGATCGACGGCCCCTCCTCGACCAGCTCCGGCACAGGAACATGCAGGGCCCGACCGGTCAGAGCGGAAACTTCCCGGGCGACCCCTGCAAGACTCAGACAATCCGGCCGATTGGGCGTCAACCCCAGTTCGTAACGCACATCCTTGAGTCCAAGAGCCTGAAAGACCGGCTCTCCTACCTTGAGGTCCGTGGGAAGAATCAGGATCCCTTCCGACTCTTCAGCAAGCCCGAGTTCCTTTTCCGAGCAGAGCATCCCCATGGACACCTGGCCGCGAATCTTGGATTTCTTGATTTTAAAATCGCCGGGCAGCACGGATCCGACCTGAGCCAGGGCCACAAAATCTCCGGTCCGATGATTTTGCGCTCCGCAGACGACCGGAACGGTTTCGGAACCAGTATCCACCTGGCAGAGGGTCAGGCGGTCAGCGTCGGGATGGGGAGCCACCTCGACCAGCCGGGCGACGATGACAGAATCGAGACCGGTGCCTACGTATTCCATGGCGTCGACCTCGAGGCCGGCCATGGTCAGACGGTGACCCAGTTCCTCCGGGGGGAGATCAAAATCGACAAATTCCTTCAACCAGTTGTAGGAGACGATCATTTATTCAGGTCCTTTATAAAGAAATGTCCCATAAACATTCAATTTTATGTCTTTTTATTCCTTAAACTGATGGAGAAAACGCAGATCGTTCTCGAAGAAGAGCCGCAGATCGTTGACCCTGTATTTCAACATTGCGATCCGCTCTATTCCCATGCCGAAGGCGAAACCGCTGTATTTCTGATAGTCGTAATTCACGGCCTTGAAGACCTCGGGATCGATCATGCCGCTGCCCAGAATCTCGAGCCAGCCGGAATTCTTGCAAACCCGGCAACCGTCCCCGCCGCAGATGACACACTGGATGTCCACCTCGGCACTGGGCTCGGTGAAGGGGAAGAAAGAAGGCCGGAACCGCACCCCGGTCCCCCGCCCGAAAAACTGGGTGATAAAGGTGGTGAGCACGCCTTTCAGATCGCCAAAGCTGATCCCCCGATCGACCAGGAATCCCTCGATCTGATGAAACATTGGAGTGTGGGTCAGGTCGGAATCACGGCGATAGACCGTTCCCGGCGCGATCACACGCACTGGGGGCGCATGCTTGAGCATGGTCCGGATCTGCACCGGGGAGGTGTGCGTTCTCAGCACCACATCCTCGGAAATATAGAAAGTGTCCTGCATGTCCCGGGCAGGATGGTCCTTTGGCATGTTGAGGGCCGCGAAATTATAAAAATCCATTTCGATTTCAGGACCTTCCGCAATGCCGAAGCCGAGGGAAGAGAAAATTTCGCAAATTTCCTCGGTCACCAGGGTGATCGGATGCTTGGAGCCTGAGTTCTGGCGCCGTCCGGGCAGCGTCACGTCGATCCGCTCGCTAGCGAGTCGATTGGCCAGTTCGGCGGCTCTTACGGCTTCGGCCCGCTCTTCAAAGAGAGCTTCCAGCTCCTCCTTAATCCGATTGGCCAGCGCCCCGACCGTGGGCCTTTCCTCGGCGGAAAGGCTCCCCATGCCTTTCATGACCGCTGTCATCAACCCTTTTTTTCCCAAAAAGCGAACCTTTGCGTTCTGCAGATCGGTCAGGGTCGAAGCTTCCTGCAAGGCGTTGCGCCCCTCTGCCAGCAAACCTTCGAGTCGTTCTTTCATAGGTAAGTTCGCATCCATAGCACAAAATGAATAAAGGAAGCCGTGCGGCTTCCCAAAAAAAAGAGATGAGGGCGACCCCTCATCTCTTCTGGTGAAACTCCTTACTGAAGCTGGGCCTTGGCTTTTTCCACGACGGCACTGAATCCGGCCGGATCGGCTACGGCCAGCTGGGCCAGGATCTTGCGGTCCAGCCCGATTTCTGCCTTTTTCAGACCGTGGACCAGGCGGCTGTAGGAGAGTCCGTTGTCCCGGGCGCCGGCGTTGATCCGCGCAATCCAAAGGGCGCGAAAATCGCGTTTCTTGACCTTGCGGTCCCGGAAGGCGTACTTGAGGCCGCGATCCACCGCTTCAGTGGCGCTCCGGAACAGTTTGCTGCGTGCGCCCCGGTAACCTTTGGCCAGCTTGAGAATCTTGTTTCTTCTGCGTCTCGCTTTGAATCCCCGTTTTACTCTTGGCATGCATTTCTCCTTCGTGTTGATATGCGGCATTGCCGCAGCCGGATCTGAAGGGGGAGACTATTTTCCCCTCAGTTCACGGTCTTGACCAAGATGTCCAGCTGCTCCCTACATGTAAGGGATCAGCTGGGCAATATTCTTTTCATCGACCTTGGCGACCAGTGTGCCCTGGCGCAGGTCCCGCTTTCTTTTGGTGGTCTTCTTGGTCAGAATGTGGCTGGTAAAAGCCTTGTTCCGACGAATCTTGCCGGAGCCGGTCTTGCGAAAACGCTTGGCGGCGCCGCGATTGGTTTTGATCTTAGGCATGACAACCCTCTCCTTGTTTTTAAAATCGACCAACGGCAGCAGGGCCGGTTTGCCGTCTCGCCGGCCTGCACCTGCCCGCAACCGTTGTTTTGCTTATTTCCTGCTCGGTGCCACCACCATGGTCATAAAACGCCCGGCCATCCGCGGCGTCATTTCCACCTGGCCGATATCCTTAACGTCTTCGACCATCCGCTCCATGAGCTTGCGGCCGAACTCGGGATGCGTCACCTCCCGCCCGCGGAACATGACCGTCACCTTGACCCGATTGCCGCTTTCGAGAAATCTTCGAGCATTCTTGAGTTTGACCAGGTAGTCGTGCTCTTCCGTTTTCGGCCGCATCTTGACTTCCTTGAGCTCGACCTTGGCGGATTTCTTTTTGGCTTCGGCGGCCCGCTTGCTGGCCTGGTACTTATACTTGCCAAAATCCATGATACGGCAGACCGGCGGATCGGCATTGGGTGAAACTTCGACCAGGTCCAGTCCCCGTTCTTCAGCGGCAGCCAGCGCTTCGGGCACGGTCAGAATGCCGAGGAGTCCCCCCTCGTCGTCGACAACCCGAACTTCCTTGGCTCGAATGGCGCGGTTGATGCGTGTCTCTTGCTTAGCTATGGTGACACCTCCTATCGATAGTGACTGCACTCGTCCCGCACAAAGCGCACGAACTCGTCGATCGTCACAGGCTCCAGGTTTTTGCCGCTCCGGTACCGGGGAGCGACTGTCCCGTTTTCCTTCTCCTGATCGCCGACGACGAGCATATAGGGAATTTTCCCAACCTGCGCCTCGCGGATTTTAAAGCCCAGCTTTTCGTTCCGCAGGTCTTTTTCAACCCGGATGCCTGCGTCACGCAACTGCTGCCAGACCTGCAAAGCATATTCGGCCTGGTTGTCGGTAACATTGAGGACGATGGCCTGCACCGGCGAGATCCATAACGGGAAACTGCCCGCAAAGTGCTCGATAAGCACTCCGATGAATCGTTCGATGGCGCCAAGGATGACGCGATGCAGCATGACAGGCCGATGTTTTTCCCCATCGGCGCCAATATAGGTCAGATCAAAGCGCTCGGGAAGGGTAAAATCGCACTGGATTGTAGCACATTGCCACCTTCTGTCAAGAGCGTCCTTGAGCTTGATATCGATCTTGGGACCGTAGAAAGCGCCGTCCCCTTCGTTGACTTCGAACTGCCGCCCGGAGCTTTCGAGTGCGCCCATCAGAGCGCCGGTGGCCCTTTCCCAGTCAAGATCGCTGCCGATCGATTTTTCGGGGCGGGTGGAAATTTCGATTTCGTACTCGAAGCCGAAGATTCCCATTACATCCTGCACGAAATTCAGAACACCCTTGATTTCGGCATCCAGCTGTTCCGGGGCACACAGAATGTGGGCGTCGTCCTGGGTGAAGCCGCGCACCCGCAGCAAGCCGTGCAGGACCCCCGATTTTTCGTGCCGGTGCACCGTGCCGAGCTCGAAGTAGCGCAGGGGCAGGTCGCGGTAGGACCGCATCTGCGATTTGTAGATAAGCATGTGAGCCAGGCAGTTCATCGGCTTGAGGCCGTAACCCTGCCCGTCGACCTCGGTAAAATACATGTTCTCCCGATAATTGTCGAAATGCCCCGAGGTCTTCCAAAGATCGGTGCGCAGGATCTGCGGCCCCATCACCAGATCGTAACCGCGCCGCAGATGCTCTTTCCGTTCAAAATCCTCAAGCAGGGTGCGCAGCAGCGCGCCCTTGGGGTGCCAGATCACCAGACCGGCTCCGGCCTCCTCGTTGAAGGAGAACAGGTCCAACTCCCGACCCAGGCGGCGATGATCCCGCTTGCGGGCCTCCTCGAGGCGGGCGAGATAGGCCTTGAGCTCCTTTTTGTCGGGAAAGGCGGTGGCGTAGATGCGCTGCAGCATGGCGTTCTTTTCGTCGCCGCGCCAATAGGCGCCGGCCACACTGGTCAGCTTGAAGGCCTTGATCAGACGGGTATGCGGCAGATGCGGCCCCCGGCAGAGGTCGACGAACTCTCCCTGGCGATAGAGGGAAACGGTCGGTTCGTTGATATCCTCGATGATCTCGACTTTGTAGTCCTCTCCCATGGCGCGGAAAATTTCAATGGCTTTTTCGCGGCTGACAACCTCGCGCACCACGGGCAGACCGGCCTCGGCCAGCTCCTGCATCCGCTTTTCGATCTTTTCGAAATCCTCGGGAGTAAAGGTGTGTTTCGGACTGTAAAAATCGTAATAGAAGCCGTTTTCGATGGAGGGTCCGATGGTCACCTGAACGTCCCGGCCGTAGAGATCCTTGACGGCGTGGGCCATCAGATGTGCGGTGGTATGCCGGTAGACGTCCAGACCCTGGGGGGAGTCGAGAGTGATCAGCTCGAGGCGGCAATCCCTGTCGATTTCGGAGGCCAGGTCGACCGGCTTGCCGTCGATCCGACCGGCCACGGATTTGCGGGCAAGCCCTTCCCCGATCTCTCTGGCAACGTCGAGGACCGAACTTCCCTCGGCGACTTCTTTGACGGAGCCGTCCGGCAATTCTACTCGCAGCATGGCGATTACCTTCTCCGCGAATGAAAAGAGGCATCCGGAGATGCCTCAATCGGTTGAGCAGTTGTGGTCATCGTTGGTAGGCACGGGCGGGATTGAACCGCCGACCCCTACCGTGTCAAGGTAGTGCTCTCCCACTGAGCTACGTGCCTACATCTTCCTACGACGGGCCCAATTTCTATCAAACTAATCCCAGTCATGTCAAGCCCTTTTAACAACAGCGCAACTTTTTTTCCTTACCCCTGAGAGTATCCGTTTTCTGGGGTTACAGCAACCGTCTTGCGAAATCCGCGGCCGCCGATTTGTGATCAACCTCTGTCATCCGGGATGACTTTTGGGGCCCTTGGCCGATTTTCTCGAAACTCTGTTTTTCAACAGGCGCCCGGCTTCGCGAGCTTCAGGCAATCCCATGACCAGGCAACCGAATCCGTAGAGAAGACCACCGCCGGCCACGGCGCCCAGAAGGGCGACAGCTTTTTCGGCCACCTGTCCCGGCTCCTTCCAGACAACGGTGCCGAGAACAAAATAGGCGAATCCGACCATCAGCAGGGTGGGCGGCACCACCCGCAGCAACGAACCGCTGAGTCGGCCAAGCCCAAGCCGGCCGACCTTGCGTCGCAGAAGCCAGAGCAGCAGCAAGCAGTTGAACACCGAAGACAGGGTCAAAGCGAGAGCCAGACCGACATGACTCAACCATCCCATGAGGACATAGCCCAAGGCAGCGTTGACAATCAGGGTCCAGAAGGACACCCACACCGGGGTGCGAGTGTCCTTGAGGGCATAGAAGGTCGGCACCACCACCCTGCTGATCCCGACAAACAGGAGCCCTGGAGCATAGGCCGTCAGGGCGAGAGCGGTCTGACGCACGTCCTGATAAAGAAACTCTCCCCGCATGAAAAACAGGCTGAAGACCGGCTCCGCGCACATTATAAGGCCGACCGCGGCCGGCACTGTGATCACTGCGATCAGCACCATGACAAAGCGCAGGCTCTCCTTCAGACCACCGCGGTCCCCCGCCACGGCCTGCCGGCTCATGGAGGGCAGCACCGCCTGCGCCAGAGATACGATAAAGATCCCCTGGGGCAGTTCGAACAGCCGCTGGCCATAATACAGATAGGATACACTCCCTTCCGGCAGAAAGGAAGCCAGCAGCCTGGAAATGACGACATTGATCTGATAGATGGCGACTCCTGCGATGCCGGGTATCATCAGACGAAAAATCCGACGGACCGCAGGGTGCTGCATATCGAAATCCAACCGAAGCCTGAAGCCCTTCCGGGCCAGGACCGGAAACTGAACTGCAAACTGCAAAAACCCTCCGAGCAGAACCCCCACGGCAAGGGCAGTCACCGGCACCTCGAACATGGGGGCAAGCAGAAAGGCGCATGCGATCATGCTGAGGTTCAGCAGGACCGTGGAAAAAGCGGGCAGAAAGTAGTGTCCGACGACATTCAGGATTCCCGTCATCAGCGCGAGCAGGCTGACAAAGAAGATATAGGGAAACATCAACCGGTTGAGAAAATCGGTCAGTGCCAGTTTGCCGGGAACGGCGGCATAGCCGAAGCCGATCATTCTGACGATGGCCGGAGAAGCCAGAACCCCGGCCACGACAACTCCCGCCATGACCATGAGCAGAAGAGTCCAGCAGATATTGGCAACCCTGCGCCCTTCGTCGATCCCCTGCCGATGCATGACTTCGGAGAAGGTCGGAACGAAGGCGGCGGTCAGAGACCCCTCTGCAAAGAAACGCCGCAGCAGATTGGGAATGGTGAAAGCCATGAAAAATGCGTCGGTCCCGAAACCGGCACCGAACAGGGTGGCCACCACCATATCCCGCACCAGACCGGCGATACGGCTCAAGGTTGTGGCGGCTCCCATGACCCCGGTTGCGGTTGTGATGTTTTTTTTCTCCGACATGAACAGCTTTAAACTCCTGGCGAAAATGGGAATGAATTATTTTTCATTCCGGAAGTGAAATAACTATACCCTTGTTTTCTTGCGTCTTTTTTTTGCATTTTAATATTTTCTTATCTTGACTGACGGTAGTTTTAATGCTATAAGGTCAAGCTCAAACCGTGTTCATGGCAAAAACTGGAGCCGTGAACCGCCCTGCAGAGATTAAAAAAACCCTTTCAGATCAACAAAATCAGCCGGTACCGGCAATTCCCGTATGGAGGAAAGAACCTTGGCCAATCACAAATCAGCCGTCAAAAGAAACAAGCAGGCGACCGTCCGCAACCTTCGCAACACTCATGTCCGTTCCACCATGCGAACCCTGGTGAAACAGGTCCGCACCGCCGTTTCCACCGGAGACGCCGAAACGGCCCGCCAGGCCCTCAGCCGAGCCATCCCCTTCATCGACAAAGCGGCGACCAAAGGTGTCATTCACAAATCCACCGCCAGCCGCAAGATTTCCCGGCTCAACAAGTTGGTGAACTCGCTCTCCTGAGGGGTCGGAAGACATACGCCAGGCAACAAAAGGGGCTGCAAAAGCCCCTTTTGTCATTTTTTCCTTTCATCGAGACCGGCAATATGCAGCACGAGGTTTTCCAGAAGGGCCGCGGGATGGGAACCACTTGATTTGAGCGCCAGGTCCGTTTCCAGAAGACGTCTGAATATCTCCGGAAAAGCCGTGATGGGAAAAGCACGGGCCTGACGCATCAGGCCGTCCAGAAAATAGGGGTTGATCCCCGCTTCCCGAACGATACCCTTTCTATCCAGACCCTGTTCCTGCCAATAGGCGATCTTCCAGAGTTGACGGAAATGCCTGGCTATCATGGAAAGAGCCACAAGGGGAACAACCCCTTCAGCCAACAAACGCTCCAACAGAGGCAGGGCGCGGTTCGAATCCCGAAAACCGAGAGCATCGGTCAGTTCGAAGATGCTGTCGATGCGGATTTCCGAAACAATTGCCTTCACATCGGCCGTATCGACCACTTTCCGGTCTCCCAGATAGCTGAAAAGCTTGTCCAGTTCCCCGACGATTTCCTGCAGATTGTTACCGACTCGCCGGCAGAAGGTGGTCAGCCCTTCCTCGGAAAAATCGAAACCGGATTCCTTGGCATAAGTGGAAACGAACTCGGGAATCTGGTTGTCATAGTACTTCCTGAACTCGACCAGTTTTCCCTGCTTCTTGAACAGCTGAAAGAATTTCCGTCGGCTGTCGATCTTCTCGGCGGTGAACAGCAGGATGGTTTCCTGAGCGGGATTTTTCAGATAGGGGATCAGGGCCTCCAGTTCGGTGGCCGGGACCAGATGGGCATCACGCACCAGCACCAGCCGGTGCCGGTTGAATACCGGGAAGGTCTGGGCGCAATCGAGAACCTCGGCGGCCCGCACATCCTTGCCATGAAAGACGTTCAGGTTGAAATCCCGGCTGTCCTCGGGAACGGCCAGGTTCCTGATCTTCTCGACAGTGCGCTCGAGAAAAAAGCGCTCCTCGCCGTAGAGAAACAGCAGAGGCGGAAAATCCCTGTCCCGCAAAGCTTTATTTAAATCAGCGGGAATCATCCGAACTTCCTGGACACCGGCAGTCAGAATCCATCGACAATCCGGGAATAGAGTTCGTCTGCCAAACGTTGGCTGGCCTGCTCAATGGCGGCGCTTTCCCTGGCATCCTGCAGAGCCTTGTCCCGGCTGGTCGTATATTCTTCCGCCCAGCGCACCGTCCCCTTCCACAGGGGCAGGCCGTTGTCTCCCCGGCGCAGGACCGCATTCAGGGCGATTTCCGAGCGGTACTCGGCAATCTCATCGACGGGATTATAGGAGATGGCGCTGCGACCATAGCCGACGAGCCTGCCTCCGAGGATGGCATCGGCCCGATTCCTGTCCTCCACCAGAACCAGCTGCTGATGGCGGGAAAAGCGTTCGACAATGGCATTGGTGACCGCGTTTTCAAGAAACGGTTCGCGGGTTCCGTTTTCCATCATTTCGATGTAAAGGCTTCGGATCTCTTCCGGCAATGCATCGCTGCGCCCCTGCAGGTGATAGCCGCAGCCGAGGACCGCCAACAGCAGGGCAGCGCCGATCAATCGAATCGCCTGCTTCATGATACCACCACATTGACAAGCCGCCCGGGTACGATGATCACCTTGCGGATCTGTTTTTCTTCAAGGAACCTGGCAACATTGGCATCGGCAAGAGCGGCCTGGCGTATCTCGTCCTCCGAGGCATCCGCGGCCACTGTCACCTTGCCGCGTACCTTGCCGTTGACCTGAACCACCAGAGTTTTTTCGTCTTCGACCAGGGCCTCCTCCCGCCACACGGGCCACCCGGCCTTATCCAGGCCCCCTTCATGGCCGAGAATGCGCCACAATTCTTCGCTCATGTGCGGGACAAAGGGCGCCAGCAGCCGTACCACCGATTCGATGGCTTCACGCAGGACCCCGGTATGGTTCTGCTTCTCCTCGAAGGCATAGATGGCGTTGACCAGCTCCATGATTGCGGCAATTGCCGTATTGAAATGGAAACGGCCGTCGATGTCCTCGGTCACCTTGCGAATGGTGCGGTGGACCTGCCGACGCAGATCCCTGCCGACCCCATGGGTCTCCTCGCCGGGATCGGCGGCAGCGATCAGCTCGAGGTTCTCATAAACCGCACGCCAGACCCTGTTGAGAAAACGGTAGCACCCTTCGACCCCCTGCTCATTCCACTCCAGGTCCTTTTCCGGGGGAGCGGCGAACAGCGAGAAGAGACGGGCCGTATCCGCCCCGAACCGTTTGATCAACTGATCGGGATCGACGACATTCTTTTTCGACTTGCTCATTTTTTCGGTCCGGCCCAGAGTCACCGGCTTGCCGCATTTGGTGCAGTGCCCTTCCCTCACCTCCTCGGGGAACAGCCAGCCGTGTTCAGGGCAGCTGGTGGTTTCCATGCACACCATGCCCTGGGTCAGCAGGTTGGTAAAAGGCTCGTCCAAAGCCACCATCCCCAGATCGCGCATCACCTTGGTGAAAAAGCGCGCATAAAGAAGATGCATCACCGCATGCTCGACACCGCCGATATACTGGTCAACCGGCATCCAGTATTCCACCGCCTGCCGATCAAGGGGTCCTTCCGTGTAATCGGGGCAGGCATAGCGCGCAAAATACCAGGAACTTTCCACGAAGGTATCGAAGGTATCGGTTTCCCGCCGCCCCGGCCCTCCGCAACGGGGGCAGTCTACATAAAAGAATTCTTCATGGCGCGCCAGGGGGCTGCCGCCCTCGCCGCTGATCTCCACGTTCTGCGGGAGCAGAACAGGCAGGTCCTTCTCGGGGACAGGAACCGTACCGCACTGCCGGCAATAGATGACCGGAATCGGCGTGCCCCAATAGCGCTGCCGTGACACACCCCAGTCCCGCAGGCGGAAATTGACCGTTTTCCATCCGAACCCTTGTTCCGTCAGAAAATCGGCGATCTTTTCCTTTCCTTTTTCATTATCCAGGCCGTTGAATGCTCCGGAATTGATCATTTTGCCGGGCCCGGTCCAAGCCTCCTCCATAAGAGCGGGATCGAGGATGATATCTTCAGGCTGAATCACCGGAATGATGGGCAGGCAGTATTTGCGGGCGAACTCGAAGTCCCTCTGATCATGAGCGGGGACGGCCATGACGGCGCCGGTACCGTATTCCATCAGGACAAAATTGGCCAGGAAGACGGGAATCCGGGCACCGGTAACGGGATTGAGAGCGTAAGAGCCGGTAAAAACGCCTTCCTTTTCGAAATCTTCGCTGGTCCGCCTGGCTTTGTCCTGCTTTCGGACCTTGGCCATAAAGTCCTGTACGGCCTGTCGATTGTCCGCTGTGGTCAATTCCAGGGCCAGGGGGTGTTCCGGCGCGATGCTCATGAAAGTGGCGCCGAACAGTGTATCCTGGCGGGTGGTGAAAACCTTGATCTTCAGGTCGGAGTCAGCGGCGGGAAACTCGATCTCACAACCTGTGCTGCGTCCGATCCAGTTGCGCTGCATGGTCAGAACCGACTCCGGCCAGCCGGTCAGTTTACAGGTCCAGTCAAGCAGTTCCTGGGCATATTCGGTAATGCGGAAAAACCACTGCTCCAGTTCCTTCTGTTCGACCTCGGTATCGCAGCGCCAGCAGCAGCCGTCCTCCACCTGTTCGTTGGCCAGGACGGTTTGACACTCGGAGCACCAGTTGACGAAGGAACTTTTTTTGTAGGTCAGCCCCTTTTCAAACATTTTCAGAAAAATAAGCTGTTCCCATCGGTAGTAATCGGCGTCGCAGGTGGCGAATTCACGATTCCAGTCATAGGAAAAACCCATCTTCTTCAACTGGGCCCGCATGTGATCGATGTTCTCGCAGGTCCACTTTGCAGGATGGGTGCCGTGCTGGATGGCCGCGTTTTCCGCCGGCATGCCGAAAGCGTCCCACCCCATGGGATGGAGCACGTTGAACCCCTGCAGACGCTTGAAGCGGGCCACGACATCGCCAATGGAATAGTTGCGGACGTGCCCCATGTGGATACGCCCCGAGGGATATGGAAACATTTCGAGCAGGTAGTATTTTTCCCTGGTCGGGTCCTCAACCACCTTGAAAGTTTGCTGCCTTTCCCAGTGATCCTGCCATTTTTTTTCAATGGCCCCGGCGTCGTACCGCTCTTGCATATTTCCTCCGAATCCTGTGGACATTTGTCAAAACAGCAAAAC
This portion of the Syntrophotaleaceae bacterium genome encodes:
- the infC gene encoding translation initiation factor IF-3, producing the protein MQSLSIGGVTIAKQETRINRAIRAKEVRVVDDEGGLLGILTVPEALAAAEERGLDLVEVSPNADPPVCRIMDFGKYKYQASKRAAEAKKKSAKVELKEVKMRPKTEEHDYLVKLKNARRFLESGNRVKVTVMFRGREVTHPEFGRKLMERMVEDVKDIGQVEMTPRMAGRFMTMVVAPSRK
- the rpmI gene encoding 50S ribosomal protein L35, with product MPKIKTNRGAAKRFRKTGSGKIRRNKAFTSHILTKKTTKRKRDLRQGTLVAKVDEKNIAQLIPYM
- the pheT gene encoding phenylalanine--tRNA ligase subunit beta, which encodes MIVSYNWLKEFVDFDLPPEELGHRLTMAGLEVDAMEYVGTGLDSVIVARLVEVAPHPDADRLTLCQVDTGSETVPVVCGAQNHRTGDFVALAQVGSVLPGDFKIKKSKIRGQVSMGMLCSEKELGLAEESEGILILPTDLKVGEPVFQALGLKDVRYELGLTPNRPDCLSLAGVAREVSALTGRALHVPVPELVEEGPSIGDLTSVTVEEPGLCPRYAARLIQGVRIGPSPDWLVRRIESVGMRSINNVVDVTNLILMELGQPLHAFDFNLLQEKRIVVKRAEEEQVFVTLDGQSRVLKNSDLVICDGRGAVALAGIMGGENSEIREDTTEILLESAYFNPTTIRRSSKRLGMHTEASHRFERGCDVNMVPLALDKAAELIRQVAGGTIARGAIDIYPRPIVERVITLSTGRTNQVLGLKLKSLEIENILKAIGLDARPAEDRDDEMIYVTVPTARPDLEREIDLIEEVARLNGYDRIPVTMPASRMICHRPPDMQSLVRQVRNAMVAAGFAEVVNYSFVSPSAWNALNLADGDPRRNNVRILNPLSEDQSVMRTTLVSSLLETVSRNIAYRSLDLRLFELRPVYLPVAGEELPEEKLRLTAVVCGRREPEGWAQQRESVDFFDLKGVAEVLFAQFQIQPVIWDGKGSEPFLHPGKSCRVVHQEGMLGTLGEVHPAILETFDIDKPVFLLDFDLSVFSAASGKGEGFRPISRFPDVYRDSAFLLDDAVSASQVFQVMDKARSRFVESYTLFDLYRGEGIAEGKKSLAIRVRYRSPEKTLTEEEIGSAHERIVKLLQNELGAEIR
- the rplT gene encoding 50S ribosomal protein L20 — translated: MPRVKRGFKARRRRNKILKLAKGYRGARSKLFRSATEAVDRGLKYAFRDRKVKKRDFRALWIARINAGARDNGLSYSRLVHGLKKAEIGLDRKILAQLAVADPAGFSAVVEKAKAQLQ
- the pheS gene encoding phenylalanine--tRNA ligase subunit alpha — encoded protein: MKERLEGLLAEGRNALQEASTLTDLQNAKVRFLGKKGLMTAVMKGMGSLSAEERPTVGALANRIKEELEALFEERAEAVRAAELANRLASERIDVTLPGRRQNSGSKHPITLVTEEICEIFSSLGFGIAEGPEIEMDFYNFAALNMPKDHPARDMQDTFYISEDVVLRTHTSPVQIRTMLKHAPPVRVIAPGTVYRRDSDLTHTPMFHQIEGFLVDRGISFGDLKGVLTTFITQFFGRGTGVRFRPSFFPFTEPSAEVDIQCVICGGDGCRVCKNSGWLEILGSGMIDPEVFKAVNYDYQKYSGFAFGMGIERIAMLKYRVNDLRLFFENDLRFLHQFKE
- the thrS gene encoding threonine--tRNA ligase, whose product is MLRVELPDGSVKEVAEGSSVLDVAREIGEGLARKSVAGRIDGKPVDLASEIDRDCRLELITLDSPQGLDVYRHTTAHLMAHAVKDLYGRDVQVTIGPSIENGFYYDFYSPKHTFTPEDFEKIEKRMQELAEAGLPVVREVVSREKAIEIFRAMGEDYKVEIIEDINEPTVSLYRQGEFVDLCRGPHLPHTRLIKAFKLTSVAGAYWRGDEKNAMLQRIYATAFPDKKELKAYLARLEEARKRDHRRLGRELDLFSFNEEAGAGLVIWHPKGALLRTLLEDFERKEHLRRGYDLVMGPQILRTDLWKTSGHFDNYRENMYFTEVDGQGYGLKPMNCLAHMLIYKSQMRSYRDLPLRYFELGTVHRHEKSGVLHGLLRVRGFTQDDAHILCAPEQLDAEIKGVLNFVQDVMGIFGFEYEIEISTRPEKSIGSDLDWERATGALMGALESSGRQFEVNEGDGAFYGPKIDIKLKDALDRRWQCATIQCDFTLPERFDLTYIGADGEKHRPVMLHRVILGAIERFIGVLIEHFAGSFPLWISPVQAIVLNVTDNQAEYALQVWQQLRDAGIRVEKDLRNEKLGFKIREAQVGKIPYMLVVGDQEKENGTVAPRYRSGKNLEPVTIDEFVRFVRDECSHYR
- the murJ gene encoding murein biosynthesis integral membrane protein MurJ, which translates into the protein MSEKKNITTATGVMGAATTLSRIAGLVRDMVVATLFGAGFGTDAFFMAFTIPNLLRRFFAEGSLTAAFVPTFSEVMHRQGIDEGRRVANICWTLLLMVMAGVVVAGVLASPAIVRMIGFGYAAVPGKLALTDFLNRLMFPYIFFVSLLALMTGILNVVGHYFLPAFSTVLLNLSMIACAFLLAPMFEVPVTALAVGVLLGGFLQFAVQFPVLARKGFRLRLDFDMQHPAVRRIFRLMIPGIAGVAIYQINVVISRLLASFLPEGSVSYLYYGQRLFELPQGIFIVSLAQAVLPSMSRQAVAGDRGGLKESLRFVMVLIAVITVPAAVGLIMCAEPVFSLFFMRGEFLYQDVRQTALALTAYAPGLLFVGISRVVVPTFYALKDTRTPVWVSFWTLIVNAALGYVLMGWLSHVGLALALTLSSVFNCLLLLWLLRRKVGRLGLGRLSGSLLRVVPPTLLMVGFAYFVLGTVVWKEPGQVAEKAVALLGAVAGGGLLYGFGCLVMGLPEAREAGRLLKNRVSRKSAKGPKSHPG